A genomic window from Daphnia magna isolate NIES linkage group LG9, ASM2063170v1.1, whole genome shotgun sequence includes:
- the LOC123475795 gene encoding 28S ribosomal protein S33, mitochondrial-like has product MASKFYNYIKLVQTATPYAKRIEQLSSRIFGEVARPTSAKSLKVVDMFSSQPTEQRPDIKNYYPRHVEIHVLMRNLRNYGLFRDEHQDFKEEITRLRELRGKGKPKKGEGKRSKK; this is encoded by the exons ATGGCTTCAAAATTCTACAACTATATAAAATTAGTACAAACTGCAACACCATATGCTAAGCGGATCGAACAACTAAGCTCAAGAATATTTGGTGAAGTGGCTAGACCAACATCTGCAAAATCGTTGAAG GTTGTTGATATGTTTAGTTCTCAACCCACTGAACAACGACCAGACATAAAGAACTACTACCCCCGCCATGTTGAGATCCATGTTTTGATGAGAAATCTACGGAATTATGGTTTATTCAG AGATGAGCATCAGGActtcaaagaagaaatcac ACGTCTTCGTGAATTGCGAGGTAAAGGAAAACCCAAGAAAGGTGAAGGCAAACGATCGAAGAAGTGA
- the LOC116925955 gene encoding uncharacterized protein LOC116925955 — MAAEKGACPKRFLLDSDYPEETRQSQQKKILLDKTLYGNGQKNSTPITKWSFGMANLLNRDESAAVCPAGKYKDLAPVQIDLDLAQVNNAITAKECAAPTSCEVVPPIPLDTDLSRLTGKSAAVLSG, encoded by the exons ATGGCAGCTGAAAAAGGTGCGTGTCCCAAACGATTTCTACTCGACAGTGATTATCCTGAAGAAACAAGACAGagccagcaaaaaaaaattcttctggATAAAACATTATATGGAAATGGACAGAAAAACTCAACACCCATTACAAAATGGTCTTTTGGAATGGCAAACC TTTTGAACAGAGACGAATCTGCTGCCGTTTGTCCTGCTGGGAAATACAAGGATTTAGCTCCTGTACAAATTGATCTTGATTTGGCACAAGTAAACAATGCCATTACGGCCAAGGAATGTGCTGCACCAACCAGTTGCGAGGTAGTTCCTCCAATTCCACTTGACACTG atttgAGTAGGCTCACAGGCAAATCTGCTGCTGTGTTGTCCGGCTGA